The stretch of DNA TGTTGCCACCGGACTGCCAACTCAGCGGGCCGCGAGTCGGGCAGTGAAACGGCAGGCGTGAAGCAACAACAATCCCCACCGACCTTGCAACTCGTCGGCAACCGATAGGGGCAATGCATCCGGGTGTAGGCTACACCCGGCCGCAATTTCAAACGCGGGAAAACCGGGTGTAGCGGGCATTGATGGCGTGCGCTGCCGAGGAGCGTTTGTGCCGATAAAGGAAGCGGTTCGAGCGACTTTTCGTGATTCTCGAATCCAGTTATTCAACAACCTTACCGGCGGCCATGTGAATCGTCCTCTTTGCCCGCGATGCGGCTTCATCATCGTGTGTCACCAGCAGCACTGCTCCACCCTCATTCGCAAATTCCGTCAGGTGCCCCAGCACCGCCTCGGCGTTTTCGCGATCCAGGTTGCCAGTCGGTTCGTCCGCCAAGATCAACTTCGGCTGATTCAAAAGCGCCCGCGCCAGCGCGGTTCGCTGACGTTCGCCGACGCTCAATTGTCCCGGCACGTGATGCAGACGATGCTCCAACCCAAACTTGGCTAGTAACTCCGACGCCCGCTGCTTCGCATCGGCCGGATGCGTGGGGATTGAGGCGGCGAGCACGTTGTCCAACACGCTGAGATAGGGAATCAAGTGGAACTGCTGGAACACAAAGCCGATTTCTGTCGAGCGGAAGTGCGCGCGGGCATCGGAGGCCATTTTGTAGGGATCCTGCCCGTTGATCATCACCGTCCCCCCATCGGGGGCCAACAGGCCGCCGGCCAGTAACAAGAGCGTCGTTTTTCCCGACCCGCTCTGGCCCCGCACCGCGGTAAATTCTCCTGCCCCCAACTCGAGACTGACCCCATCCAAAGCGCGGACGGTACCGTTGGCTGAGGGATAGATTTTTTGCGCGTCCGTGACTGATAACAGCATAAGTTGCAAATCGATGTGCTTGAATGTTCACGAAAATCGCCCCGCTAACTAGGGGGACGGTACGAATGCAGCGGTCGCGGGAGGTTAATCGCCCTGCAAAACAATCGCCGGATCCTGCCGAGCCGCCAACATAGCCGGCAACCAACTGGCCAGTCCCGAAAGCAACGGCGCGATAATGATCGCCAACAACAGCAACCGGGGTTCAAACAGCCGTGCGGAGTTCACCGAGTTTCTCGCAAAGTCGCTCCAGGAAACGCCGACAAAGTACCCGGCGGCATAACCCAGCAACGCGCCGGCCAGACCGATCAAGATTGCCTTACCCAGGAAAATCAGCAGAATCTGTGTCGATTTCAAACCAATCGCCCGCAAAATGCCGATTTCGTTGCTCCGCTGGCGGACGTTCATCAACGCCAAAAACCCAATCCAAACCCCGCAGCCGATCATCACCACCGGCACCAGCACGGCGGCAAAATCCTCGGTCTGTTTTTCCACGAGTTGTCGTCCCGCGGCCTCGCGCTCAAGCGCTTCCCGCCCCGCGGCTTGCTCATGTTTTAGCGCCGCTGCGGCAGTCGCTTGTGCTTTGTTGCGTGCTTCGGCACGAGCCAATGCCGGGGGGCCGCGTTCGATGACTTGTGTGCCGGGCAAGATAGCAGCGATGTCATTGCGGATTTCAGCAAGGCGGTCCACCGTGGCGCAGTTGCATTCCAACGCCAATATCGCATTGACGAGATTTTGCATGCCGAGCATTTCTTGCGCTTCGGCCAAATTCACCCACGCCGTACTATCGTCCGCTGTCCCGCGTTCGGGATAGGTCTCGGTGATTTTGAATTCACGATCCAGCAACGTCACCGTATCGCCGACCTTCAGCCCCGCCTGCTTGTGCAATTGATATCCCAGCACCATCGTGCCGGCCGGAACATGGTCCAGCAGCGGTTTTTTGGGATCCCGATGCGCCTGCGGAACTTCGCCACGGGTGCCGGTCAGCAAGATCGTGCGATCGTACTCATCCCACCGCAGCTTTTTGGAGACGATCGGCAGCAAGTGATTGATGGTCACAATCCGTGATTCGGCCAGGGTCGTGACAAATGATTCCGGCATCGACTTCGAAGCAGTCCCCTCAACATGCAACTCGTTGAGGTCCTGGTCCTGCGGAAGTATGAGAATGTTGAACCCCAGCCCTTTGGTGATCTTCCGCATGGCGTCGTTCAATTTGGCACCGGCGGCGGCGACCTCTTTTTCCTTTTTGGCGATCGCTTTTTCCACGTCCGCCTGTTTAGCCGCTAGCAACTCGCCCGTGCGGAGTTCGTTGCCCCGTACCAGCGTCATGGCTCCCACGAGCGAACCCACGGCAACTGCCACCGACAGCAGCCCCAGCAGAAAATTGAGTTTGCGATGTGCGATTTCTCGTACGACCAAACGCCAAACATTCATGGAATTGATTCTTTAGAGCGAAAACTCGGAGACTGCCAGGAGATGACTTTGTACCGCGATTCGAGCGATACGTTAAGTCTTCTTGCGAAACAGGAAAATGCTGGCACCAATGATGACTACCACGGCCAAGCCACCGAACATCAATAAGTTGGTCCACAGCGGACTCAGTTCGGGAAAAGAGTAGACTCTCGTATCGAGGCGATTAAGGCTTTCCTCAGCAGGTTCTGGCGATTCACTCGCAACCGATTCGCTTGCAAGGATAGCCACGCTCGTAGTGGGATTTTCCGTAGTGGTTGGATCTGTGGTCGTTGTTTCATCCGTCGTAGCTGTGGGTTGAATGTCTTCCGTAAAACCGCCCAACCCGGCCAACGGAGGCAATGCTTTGTCGATTTCGACTTCTTGTTCAACAAGTCCATCCCAGTCGACCGCCATCACTAAATCGACGCCCGGGTTTTGGTCCTTCACAGTACAGGTGCAGGGGCCGGTCAGATCGACGCCCGCCTGCTGCACGTTCTCAGTTGTGATTCCGCCGCCGATCAGGGCATACAACACGCGGCCGCGGCCAAAGACCGGAAACGCCATCGGCTCGTTGAGATCGTGGAGATCTTCTTCCGAGCCGAGCAACATCTCGACGAACATTTTCTCCGCGGGATCATCCCGAGCGACACGAATCGTCGAAAAGTCGAGTTTTAAGGCGAGTGGATCGACGGAGACTTCGTCCAAATCCTCGGGAGCAATTTCCGGTAACTTCAAAGTTTGGGCCATTTGCTCCGCATGCGTTTCAACAAGCTTGAAAGCAGCTTCATCCTTTTCCTGGTCCCCGCTTTCCAGCAACACCAATACCGCCGTGTCGCCGGTGAGCAAACGTCGAGCGATTTCCCGGCGCGTGGGTGAATCCAGCAATCGTTGCACATTTTCTTCAGTCAGCGGCCCGGCAAATGCATCGACCGGAATGCGTGTGGGGAGCGGATATCGAGCCACCAGCCAAGGCAGCGTCTCGGTTTCTTGAGACTCCCAAATCTTGACCAGCTGCGGATCCGGATCAGCATCCAAATCGACAAGCGTTAGATTCACATTGGCATGGACCTTACCCGCATGGCCGTCGCTGGAGAGCAAATCGGCAACCGCTTGTTGATCCTCGGTCAAGGGACCACGATGGTACACAAGCAGTTCATAGGGATCGGACACCCAACGCTCTAGGGCATATCGAAACACCGGCACCGAACAGGCCAAGGCAGGAACAGCGAGTGCTAAACAGAGCGTCGCAGCGATCACTACAGTCGACTTTTTCACAACAGGCTCTCCAGGAGATGCGTGCAGGAATAAACGAGCGGGAAAATACAAAATAACCACGCCCGTCATTGTACGGTCCCCACGCCTTCACGTCGATGTTCCCAGTCCCCTGCGCTGCGGATATCGCGACCCTTCACACTTTATTCATCGAATCATTTCGCTTATTTCGCCGACACTGCCGTCAATGCATGTTCCACCATCGAGACCAGCGCATCGACAGTGAGCATGTTTTTAATTCCCTCGGCCGAAGGATCGCTCCGGAGCTGATCGATATCTAGAAAGGGATAAGCGGTCTGAAACCGCTGAGCAGATGCCGCCGTGAGGTTTCCAGCATCGTCGGTATCTAAAAACCCAGTGGTGGTCAAATTTTGGAATTTCAGATCGATGCCAAATTTCTTCTGGCACTGAAACGACAGGTCCAACAAATCGATCGATTCCCCCTGCAAATCGTGAAAGAATCGCGAGGAGGGCTCCACCTCATCCGCATCCAGCCCCAGCACATCCATCAGTGCTTGCTGCATCTCTACATAAATTTCTTCGCGTGTCATCAATAGTCTCCCGAACACAAATGCACATTACAGATATAACTTGATGCATACACTAACGCATCATCACACATCCGTAAAGACGTTCCTGGAGAGAAATTCAGAACTTCACCAGTCGCCGAACCCCTTATGGCCAGATCCCCACCAAAAAACCGCCTAAGTCAACATCAGGTGGTCCACTTCAGCCACTCACGTTATAAATGAAGGAGACCTATTCTCCCGAGATTCGGAGATGCGCGTTGCTGGCGTTACTACCGCCCAATGTCGATAATCCAGATCAGTAGCCCCATCCTTCCAGTTTCATAGATCCCCCTGCCCCCGCCTAGCGCGGCGGACTAATTCATGTCGAACGATCCTCCCCCCACAACCCACCGACGGCGGCTGCTAATCGCTCAAGTTGTCGCGTACCTGGCGGCTTGGTGCATCTTGCTCCCGGTAGCGATCTGTCGTTGGGGTGAGACGGGGTTGGACAATGTGGATATTCTTGGCTGGCCTTCCAGTTCTTATTGGGACACGCCGTTGTACCTACCGCTGTTGCTTGTTGCGCCATTGGCGTGGTGGTTCCGCGGGCAGTTGATCGACCGCCGTCGTCGTCGAGACGACAAAAAACCGCGCACGCCGATGTGGACAACCGATGTTTCGCAAATCGGCACAGCCGGTGTACGGGCTTGGATGATGGCGATCGGTTGCGGCGTTGTTGCTTTCTCCGTCAGCGCGCTCATCGCACGCCAATTCGAAGGATTGCCGCCGACCTACCACGATGAATACAGCTATCTCTTTCAGGCCCAAACTTTTCTCGCCGGCAAGGTCTCGTTTCCCAGCCACGAAGCGCCGCGTCTGTTTGATCAGATGCACGTGCTCAATGAAGGGCGGTTTGCCAGCCGCTATTTTCCGGGAACAGGTCTATGGATGGCGCCGTTTGTAGCCATCGGACAACCCTATTGGGGACACTGGTTCGCCGGAGCAGTGACGGCGTTTTTCGTTTTCTGGACTGGGCGTGAATTGGGCGGCGACGGAACTGGTTTCGTTGCGGGATTGCTCATCGCCGTTTCGCCCGGTATGGCGTGGTTCAGCAACATGTTGCTGGCGCATCATCCGACACTCGTCGGCCTCTCGCTGTTTTTGTTTGCCTTCGTGCGTTGGCGGACGCGAAAACGGATTGGCTATGCCCTGTGTGCGGGAATCGGGTTGACGTTTGCAATGTACTGTCGGCCTATGACCGCAGCGGGAGTGGGATTGCCCTTTGGAATTGCGTTCGCCTATTGGTTGGCAACGGCTGGGCGGTCGGCAGCGGTGCCGCTG from Symmachiella dynata encodes:
- a CDS encoding ABC transporter ATP-binding protein gives rise to the protein MLLSVTDAQKIYPSANGTVRALDGVSLELGAGEFTAVRGQSGSGKTTLLLLAGGLLAPDGGTVMINGQDPYKMASDARAHFRSTEIGFVFQQFHLIPYLSVLDNVLAASIPTHPADAKQRASELLAKFGLEHRLHHVPGQLSVGERQRTALARALLNQPKLILADEPTGNLDRENAEAVLGHLTEFANEGGAVLLVTHDDEAASRAKRTIHMAAGKVVE
- a CDS encoding ABC transporter permease, translated to MNVWRLVVREIAHRKLNFLLGLLSVAVAVGSLVGAMTLVRGNELRTGELLAAKQADVEKAIAKKEKEVAAAGAKLNDAMRKITKGLGFNILILPQDQDLNELHVEGTASKSMPESFVTTLAESRIVTINHLLPIVSKKLRWDEYDRTILLTGTRGEVPQAHRDPKKPLLDHVPAGTMVLGYQLHKQAGLKVGDTVTLLDREFKITETYPERGTADDSTAWVNLAEAQEMLGMQNLVNAILALECNCATVDRLAEIRNDIAAILPGTQVIERGPPALARAEARNKAQATAAAALKHEQAAGREALEREAAGRQLVEKQTEDFAAVLVPVVMIGCGVWIGFLALMNVRQRSNEIGILRAIGLKSTQILLIFLGKAILIGLAGALLGYAAGYFVGVSWSDFARNSVNSARLFEPRLLLLAIIIAPLLSGLASWLPAMLAARQDPAIVLQGD
- a CDS encoding ArnT family glycosyltransferase; this translates as MSNDPPPTTHRRRLLIAQVVAYLAAWCILLPVAICRWGETGLDNVDILGWPSSSYWDTPLYLPLLLVAPLAWWFRGQLIDRRRRRDDKKPRTPMWTTDVSQIGTAGVRAWMMAIGCGVVAFSVSALIARQFEGLPPTYHDEYSYLFQAQTFLAGKVSFPSHEAPRLFDQMHVLNEGRFASRYFPGTGLWMAPFVAIGQPYWGHWFAGAVTAFFVFWTGRELGGDGTGFVAGLLIAVSPGMAWFSNMLLAHHPTLVGLSLFLFAFVRWRTRKRIGYALCAGIGLTFAMYCRPMTAAGVGLPFGIAFAYWLATAGRSAAVPLKTRFLHAIALGGPIVVGIAAMLAYNHAITGSALESPYQLYTDIYTPRHVYGFNNVVRGEQRLGPRVLDGYDRWAKNLTPRLAAKNVVTRSIASLRWTLDFVPLCMAAIVFVLAVPRRDGNAWLMLWAIVSLHAAHIPYWYDGIMHWHYVFESGPLWCIVFAVATARLVLFWKAEDRPWMSRWWAVVVLSAVWMSYGSLDPYWEPRITDEIDSVKYGRRKHFSFQQLIALQAVPKPAVVFVEADPADRHIDFVVNTPDLQADVLVAHYLPDEYSTAELQRLFPGRSLFLFRARTGDFGPLPMNR
- a CDS encoding acyl carrier protein, whose protein sequence is MTREEIYVEMQQALMDVLGLDADEVEPSSRFFHDLQGESIDLLDLSFQCQKKFGIDLKFQNLTTTGFLDTDDAGNLTAASAQRFQTAYPFLDIDQLRSDPSAEGIKNMLTVDALVSMVEHALTAVSAK